The following are encoded together in the Synechococcales cyanobacterium CNB genome:
- a CDS encoding prepilin-type N-terminal cleavage/methylation domain-containing protein has translation MARCCTGRGGRPGRAALPRAYTLIEVLVVVVVLGIAAALVVPSIGSAGVLRVQAAVRTVVSDIAFAQADALAYQQRRAIIFYPESNAYMLAEVQVTMIGEGQTEVTYEPLLLRGGPDDRYIINFNDARFSGAEILSASFDGDSVLIFDELGGPVVDPAADEAGSGGSVVIRGSGSVFRVNVSPFTGQVSVEKIADD, from the coding sequence ATCGCGCGTTGCTGCACCGGGCGGGGTGGGCGGCCTGGCCGGGCGGCGTTGCCTCGCGCCTACACCCTGATCGAGGTGCTGGTGGTGGTCGTGGTGCTGGGGATCGCGGCCGCGCTGGTCGTGCCTTCGATCGGCAGCGCGGGCGTGCTCCGCGTCCAGGCGGCGGTGCGGACCGTGGTCTCCGACATCGCGTTCGCGCAGGCGGATGCGCTGGCCTACCAGCAGAGGCGGGCGATCATCTTCTACCCCGAGAGCAACGCCTACATGCTGGCCGAGGTGCAGGTCACGATGATCGGCGAAGGGCAGACGGAAGTGACCTACGAGCCGCTGCTCCTGCGGGGCGGACCGGACGACCGCTACATCATCAACTTCAACGACGCGAGATTCAGCGGCGCGGAAATCCTGTCGGCGTCGTTCGACGGCGATTCCGTGCTGATCTTCGACGAGCTCGGCGGGCCGGTCGTCGATCCGGCGGCCGATGAGGCGGGTTCGGGCGGGAGCGTCGTCATCCGAGGGAGCGGGTCAGTGTTCCGGGTGAACGTCTCGCCGTTCACGGGGCAGGTTTCCGTCGAGAAGATCGCCGATGATTGA
- a CDS encoding serine/threonine-protein phosphatase — MALSSSAAYTTDFHHEFRVETERLLLRRFLWFTGVIGGLLLLGLLVRTGALIWARSSQVPLPRGWPWWFLALIWVAMYVAAFWYARNRRPVGDVLVRLSIGIVAIDGLMNVLMRALDLPAAGGLLAFTLTHFLACALLPWTPKQAIRPAVLVLLVSAAVQLLWETPLWSSNVETIVGVSIGIVLSPLLVAPGFAICWLRHSRRMETFKLRFLQNKYGEMRRELVDARRIHESLFPTSIAEGPVRLSYEYEPMRAIGGDFLFAHRRSDGPLSIVLLDVTGHGIPAALTVNRLHGELERVFAENPDIGPGEVLRLLNRYVHLTLATHSIYATALCFRIDPRTDRLEYASGGHPPAFVRGVDGTLEELESTSFVLGACAGQDFDPAPRSVPFGAGDCVVAYTDGAIEARDSKGAMLRIEGLRRLLASASDVSNGSWPGVIRSRVMHHRSGPAADDTLIIEVYRPIGQRDPASGVTTAGHRASVTP, encoded by the coding sequence ATGGCTCTCTCGTCCAGCGCGGCGTACACGACCGATTTCCACCACGAGTTTCGCGTGGAGACCGAGCGGCTTCTGCTGCGGCGGTTCCTGTGGTTCACGGGCGTGATCGGGGGGCTGCTGTTGCTGGGGCTGCTGGTGCGGACCGGCGCGCTGATCTGGGCGCGCTCCTCGCAGGTGCCGCTGCCTCGGGGCTGGCCGTGGTGGTTCCTGGCGTTGATCTGGGTTGCCATGTACGTGGCGGCGTTCTGGTACGCAAGGAATCGCAGGCCGGTGGGCGACGTGCTTGTCCGGCTGAGCATCGGGATCGTGGCCATCGACGGGTTGATGAACGTGCTGATGCGCGCCCTGGACCTGCCGGCCGCGGGGGGCCTGCTGGCGTTCACGCTGACGCACTTTCTGGCGTGCGCCCTGCTGCCGTGGACCCCGAAGCAGGCGATCCGCCCCGCCGTGCTGGTGTTGCTCGTCAGTGCGGCGGTTCAACTGCTCTGGGAGACGCCCCTCTGGTCATCCAACGTGGAGACCATCGTCGGCGTGAGCATCGGCATCGTGCTCTCGCCGCTGCTGGTCGCGCCGGGCTTCGCCATCTGCTGGCTGCGTCACTCTCGTCGGATGGAGACGTTCAAGCTCCGGTTTCTGCAGAACAAGTACGGGGAGATGAGGCGGGAACTCGTGGATGCACGGCGGATTCACGAGTCGCTCTTTCCGACATCGATCGCCGAGGGACCGGTGCGGCTGAGCTACGAGTACGAGCCGATGCGTGCAATCGGCGGGGACTTCCTGTTCGCCCACCGTCGCTCGGACGGCCCGCTGAGCATCGTGCTGCTCGACGTGACGGGGCACGGGATCCCGGCAGCGCTGACGGTGAACCGTCTGCACGGCGAACTCGAGCGGGTCTTTGCCGAGAACCCGGACATCGGACCGGGCGAGGTGCTGCGGCTGCTGAATCGCTACGTCCACCTCACGCTGGCGACGCACTCGATCTACGCGACAGCACTCTGCTTCCGCATCGACCCACGCACCGACAGGCTCGAGTACGCCTCGGGCGGGCACCCGCCGGCGTTTGTGCGCGGCGTGGACGGCACGCTCGAAGAACTGGAGAGCACCTCGTTCGTGCTGGGAGCGTGCGCCGGCCAAGACTTCGACCCGGCGCCTCGGTCGGTCCCCTTCGGCGCGGGCGACTGTGTCGTCGCCTACACAGACGGCGCGATCGAGGCACGCGACTCGAAGGGGGCAATGCTGCGGATCGAGGGCCTGCGGCGGCTGTTGGCATCGGCTTCAGACGTGAGCAACGGTTCGTGGCCGGGTGTGATCCGGTCGAGGGTGATGCACCACCGCTCGGGGCCGGCCGCGGACGACACGCTCATCATCGAGGTCTATCGCCCGATCGGTCAGCGTGATCCGGCTTCGGGCGTCACGACTGCCGGGCATCGGGCGTCGGTCACCCCTTGA
- a CDS encoding prepilin-type N-terminal cleavage/methylation domain-containing protein, producing the protein MDKAMRGFTLVEILVVVVILGILAAVVVPRFANATSEASEKATFHELQKVRRVIDVYRVRNSDVLPTIEEGNGTWGSLLNNQYLKTAPVNAWVGQPNGSVIVFGDGPDVAYQTEHGWIYDPATGRVWAGGFDGNDEPHPKN; encoded by the coding sequence ATGGACAAGGCCATGCGCGGATTCACGCTCGTTGAGATTCTCGTCGTGGTGGTCATCCTCGGCATCCTGGCCGCGGTGGTCGTGCCGCGATTCGCCAACGCGACGAGCGAGGCGAGCGAGAAGGCCACGTTCCACGAGCTTCAGAAGGTGCGGCGCGTGATCGACGTGTACCGCGTTCGGAACTCGGATGTGCTCCCGACGATCGAGGAAGGAAACGGGACGTGGGGTTCGCTGCTGAACAATCAGTACCTCAAGACCGCGCCGGTCAACGCCTGGGTCGGCCAGCCGAACGGCAGCGTGATCGTCTTCGGCGACGGTCCCGACGTGGCGTATCAGACCGAGCACGGGTGGATCTACGACCCCGCGACGGGTCGCGTGTGGGCGGGCGGGTTCGACGGCAACGACGAGCCTCATCCGAAGAACTGA
- a CDS encoding site-specific DNA-methyltransferase, whose translation MTLLDETAARTTSESALLDRLLGGGNPDDVIPKLARDPKAIREIESVVRALPTNHELILGDARSSSLLADNSVHLVVTSPPYWTLKRYNDHPSQMGHVTDYDEFMAALDEVWRNCYRALVPGGRLVVNVGDVCLSRRKNNGRHTVVPLHATIQERCKAIGFDNLAPIIWHKIANANYEVQGGGGFLGKPYEPNAVIKNDIEFVLMQRKPGGYRSPSVRNRLLSVIGEENHRAWFRQIWSDLRGTSHPRHPAPYPVEFAERLVRMFSFVGDTVLDPFMGTGTTNIACARWGRNSIGVELDAAYFELARKRVASHDADLYLASTVSTRVHDNARP comes from the coding sequence ATGACTCTGCTCGACGAAACCGCCGCACGAACGACCAGCGAGAGCGCTTTGCTCGACAGGCTCCTCGGCGGCGGCAACCCAGACGACGTCATCCCGAAGCTTGCGCGTGATCCCAAGGCTATCCGTGAAATCGAGTCGGTCGTCCGCGCTCTCCCGACGAACCATGAACTGATTCTTGGTGACGCGCGCTCCTCGTCGCTGCTGGCGGATAACTCCGTCCATCTTGTGGTGACGTCTCCGCCCTACTGGACACTCAAGCGGTACAACGACCATCCCAGCCAGATGGGGCATGTGACGGACTACGACGAGTTCATGGCCGCTCTCGACGAAGTGTGGCGGAACTGCTACCGTGCGCTCGTTCCAGGGGGGCGCCTCGTCGTCAACGTCGGCGACGTCTGCCTCTCCAGGCGAAAGAACAACGGACGGCACACCGTTGTGCCGCTTCACGCGACGATCCAGGAGCGGTGCAAGGCGATCGGATTCGACAACCTCGCCCCGATCATCTGGCACAAGATCGCCAACGCCAACTACGAGGTGCAGGGCGGCGGTGGTTTTCTCGGCAAGCCCTACGAACCGAACGCGGTCATCAAGAACGACATCGAGTTCGTGCTGATGCAACGCAAGCCCGGCGGCTACCGCAGCCCGAGCGTCCGAAACCGCCTGCTGAGCGTCATCGGCGAGGAGAACCATCGGGCATGGTTCCGGCAGATCTGGTCGGACCTCCGGGGCACCTCCCACCCTCGGCATCCCGCGCCGTACCCCGTCGAGTTCGCCGAGCGCCTGGTGCGGATGTTCTCGTTCGTCGGCGATACCGTGCTCGACCCGTTCATGGGCACCGGGACCACGAACATCGCCTGCGCCCGCTGGGGCAGGAACAGCATCGGCGTCGAACTCGACGCCGCATACTTCGAACTGGCCCGCAAGCGCGTCGCTTCGCACGACGCGGACTTGTACCTCGCGTCCACGGTATCAACAAGAGTGCATGACAATGCGCGACCTTGA
- a CDS encoding tetratricopeptide repeat protein: protein MNARTTLRFGLTACLCLVGLAAGCGGGGHGKYTREHLSAAREKLSIMKSATEHDMARQAFLAGDLDKALKRIDTSIAINDQVARSHVLRGRILNEMGALDQAVHSLKAAESLDPENVEAQFYLGVLFERLQEQETALGHYRRAMEIDPTAPQYAVAAAETLIDMGRPAEAETLLRDGGGRYEHAAGVKQTLGHIALMAGRNAEAVDLFNQARLLAPDDLAILEDLVRAQVAVRDYRAAEGNLARLLKNADRAGRRDLLHSRARCLTELARPVEARTIYVTLTEGDEGAGDVEAWIGLGELSYVLKDQHRLRAAAMRVIALAPERPDGYLLRALWHRRQNENAAALEWLGRAAARDPASAKINTLRGLVLRDMGRHEAARESFTLALNADPTNAGLRALLDSVGGTTVAGVQNEP, encoded by the coding sequence ATGAACGCACGGACCACGCTGCGCTTCGGATTGACAGCCTGTCTCTGCCTCGTCGGCCTCGCGGCCGGGTGCGGGGGCGGTGGGCACGGCAAGTACACCCGCGAGCACCTCTCGGCGGCGCGAGAGAAGCTCAGCATCATGAAGAGCGCAACAGAGCACGACATGGCGCGGCAGGCGTTCCTTGCCGGCGACCTTGACAAGGCCCTGAAGCGCATCGATACCTCGATCGCCATCAACGACCAGGTGGCGCGGAGCCACGTGCTTCGCGGCCGCATCCTCAACGAGATGGGGGCGCTCGACCAGGCCGTGCACTCGCTCAAGGCCGCAGAGTCGCTCGACCCGGAGAACGTCGAGGCGCAGTTCTACCTCGGCGTGCTCTTCGAGCGGCTGCAGGAGCAGGAGACCGCGCTGGGCCACTATCGGCGTGCAATGGAGATCGACCCGACCGCGCCGCAGTACGCGGTGGCGGCCGCAGAGACGCTGATCGACATGGGCCGGCCGGCGGAAGCCGAGACGCTCCTGCGCGATGGTGGCGGGCGGTACGAGCACGCGGCGGGCGTGAAGCAGACACTGGGGCACATCGCGCTGATGGCGGGCCGGAACGCGGAGGCCGTGGACCTGTTCAACCAGGCGCGGCTGCTTGCGCCGGACGACCTCGCCATCCTCGAAGATCTTGTGCGTGCGCAGGTGGCCGTGCGGGACTACCGCGCCGCGGAGGGGAATCTTGCACGCCTGCTGAAGAACGCGGACCGTGCTGGACGGCGCGACCTGCTGCACTCCCGTGCACGGTGCCTGACGGAACTGGCTCGACCGGTGGAAGCACGCACAATCTACGTGACGCTGACCGAAGGTGACGAGGGGGCGGGCGACGTCGAGGCGTGGATCGGCCTGGGCGAGCTTTCCTACGTGCTCAAGGATCAGCATCGGCTTCGTGCCGCGGCGATGCGCGTGATCGCGCTCGCGCCGGAGCGGCCGGACGGCTACCTGCTGCGAGCGCTGTGGCACCGACGGCAGAACGAGAACGCGGCCGCGCTGGAGTGGCTCGGGCGAGCGGCGGCGCGCGATCCCGCCTCGGCGAAGATCAACACGCTTCGCGGGCTGGTGCTCCGCGACATGGGCCGACACGAGGCGGCGAGGGAATCGTTCACGCTGGCGCTGAACGCCGATCCGACGAACGCCGGCCTGCGGGCGTTGCTGGACTCGGTCGGCGGCACGACAGTGGCGGGCGTGCAGAACGAGCCGTGA
- the recJ gene encoding single-stranded-DNA-specific exonuclease RecJ, translating into MPPIRPVVPSSPVFVYTLLILTIDPRTQTENAEAMPPASLSGMDAAALQRGLLRRWSLRSPSRTDAAAAMPLVQRVLAARGLTGDAERFLHPSLTHLHPPSAIPGLDRAAERVLSAIKMREPTIIYGDYDVDGVAATTILYRTIRALEPDAPVRTYVPHRIDEGYGLNEDAIRQLASEGVRVIITVDCGITAVGPASTARSLGIDLIITDHHNLSDELPEACALVHPRLPGSEYPFGDLCGAGVAYKLAWRLMTMHAGGDRLPQPLRDLLLDLLPVGALAAIADVVPLVGENRVITHAGLRRIRSTPFVGLRALIQASGFADDKVDSERVAFFLAPRLNACGRMGHAREAVELLTTDNPAVAERIADQLTQQNKDRQEVERRITAQAEELAHSRGMTRTDTRAIVLAHRDWHTGVVGIACSRLVERFARPTILLRSEGGECHGSGRSVRGFSLHGALRACESHLDRFGGHDMAAGLHLRESALDAFTAAFIVHANQRIGQDDLVLDLDYDCDAAVEELQTGAVRELERLAPFGPENPHVALRLSGVRVREEPRRMGERGKHLSVMVSGTGAKALRLVAWNWGDRADRLRPGMTIDAVVRPKLNTWNGTTNVEAELLDVCTKESGA; encoded by the coding sequence ATGCCCCCGATCAGGCCCGTCGTCCCGTCGTCGCCCGTCTTCGTGTATACCTTACTGATCCTGACCATCGACCCTCGCACGCAGACGGAGAACGCCGAAGCAATGCCCCCGGCCAGTCTATCCGGCATGGACGCCGCCGCCTTGCAGCGAGGACTGCTCAGGCGGTGGTCGCTTCGGTCCCCGTCGCGGACCGATGCCGCTGCCGCGATGCCGCTCGTACAGCGTGTCCTCGCCGCCCGCGGCCTCACCGGCGACGCCGAGCGGTTTCTCCACCCTTCCCTCACGCACTTGCACCCTCCTTCCGCGATACCGGGCCTCGATCGGGCAGCGGAAAGGGTGCTCTCCGCGATCAAGATGCGCGAGCCGACAATCATCTACGGCGACTACGACGTGGACGGTGTCGCCGCCACCACCATCCTCTACCGCACCATCCGCGCTCTTGAACCCGACGCCCCCGTTCGTACCTACGTCCCCCACCGCATCGACGAGGGCTACGGCCTCAACGAGGACGCCATCCGTCAGCTCGCCTCCGAAGGCGTCCGTGTCATCATCACCGTGGACTGCGGCATCACGGCTGTCGGCCCCGCCAGCACCGCCCGGTCGCTCGGCATCGACCTCATCATCACCGACCATCACAACCTGAGCGATGAACTCCCCGAGGCGTGCGCGCTCGTTCATCCGCGCCTGCCGGGCAGCGAGTACCCGTTCGGCGACCTCTGCGGCGCGGGCGTGGCGTACAAACTCGCCTGGCGACTGATGACCATGCACGCCGGCGGCGATCGCCTGCCGCAGCCTCTGCGCGACCTGCTCCTCGACCTGCTGCCGGTCGGTGCGCTCGCTGCCATCGCCGATGTCGTCCCGCTGGTAGGTGAGAACCGCGTCATCACGCACGCGGGCCTGCGCCGTATCCGATCGACTCCGTTCGTCGGCCTGCGGGCGCTGATCCAGGCCTCGGGGTTCGCGGACGACAAGGTTGACTCCGAGCGCGTCGCGTTCTTCCTGGCGCCGCGCCTCAACGCCTGCGGCCGCATGGGCCACGCCCGCGAGGCCGTCGAACTGCTCACCACCGACAACCCGGCCGTTGCCGAACGGATCGCCGACCAGCTGACGCAGCAGAACAAGGACCGGCAGGAGGTCGAGCGCCGCATCACCGCTCAGGCGGAGGAACTCGCCCATTCCCGGGGCATGACTCGCACCGACACTCGGGCCATCGTCCTCGCGCATCGGGACTGGCACACCGGCGTCGTTGGCATCGCCTGCTCCCGTCTCGTCGAACGCTTCGCTCGACCCACCATCCTGCTGCGATCCGAGGGGGGTGAGTGCCACGGGTCGGGCAGGTCCGTGCGCGGCTTCAGCCTGCACGGCGCGCTGCGGGCGTGCGAATCGCACCTCGATCGGTTCGGGGGGCACGACATGGCCGCTGGCCTGCACCTGCGCGAATCCGCTCTCGATGCTTTCACTGCGGCTTTCATTGTGCACGCCAACCAGCGCATCGGCCAGGACGACCTCGTGCTCGACCTCGACTACGACTGCGACGCGGCCGTCGAGGAGTTGCAGACAGGCGCGGTGCGTGAACTCGAACGCCTGGCCCCGTTCGGGCCGGAGAACCCGCACGTCGCCCTCCGCTTGTCAGGCGTCCGCGTGCGCGAGGAGCCGCGCCGCATGGGCGAGCGCGGCAAGCACCTGTCAGTGATGGTAAGCGGAACCGGAGCGAAGGCCCTGCGGCTCGTCGCGTGGAACTGGGGCGACAGGGCCGACCGCCTCCGCCCCGGCATGACCATCGACGCCGTCGTGCGCCCGAAACTCAACACCTGGAACGGCACGACCAACGTCGAGGCGGAGCTGCTCGACGTGTGCACGAAAGAAAGCGGGGCCTGA
- the rpsG gene encoding 30S ribosomal protein S7 encodes MAGRITKSDDQLRPDPRHGDVVLSKFINCVMEDGKKSVAQRVVYDALDMIQGRLDKEANPDAPKTSIEVFRRAIDNVKPYVEVRSKRIGGANYQVPMQVNRRRQQSLAFRWIIQAARGEKGRPMGRKLAEELYMAARGEGKAMTTRDQTHRMAEANKAFAHYA; translated from the coding sequence ATGGCCGGTCGAATCACGAAGTCCGACGATCAGTTGCGTCCCGACCCCCGCCACGGGGACGTGGTGCTGTCCAAGTTCATCAACTGCGTCATGGAGGACGGCAAGAAGAGCGTGGCGCAGCGCGTGGTCTACGACGCGCTGGACATGATCCAGGGAAGGCTCGACAAGGAAGCAAACCCGGATGCGCCGAAGACGTCGATCGAGGTCTTCCGTCGCGCGATCGACAACGTGAAGCCCTACGTCGAGGTCCGCTCGAAGCGGATCGGCGGCGCGAACTACCAGGTGCCGATGCAGGTGAACCGGCGTCGCCAGCAGTCGCTGGCGTTCCGGTGGATCATCCAGGCTGCCCGGGGCGAGAAGGGCAGGCCGATGGGGCGGAAACTGGCGGAAGAGCTGTACATGGCGGCCCGGGGCGAGGGCAAGGCGATGACCACCCGCGACCAGACGCACCGCATGGCCGAGGCCAACAAAGCGTTCGCGCACTACGCGTGA
- a CDS encoding 30S ribosomal protein S12, translated as MPTINQLIRKPRRTPKAKSKVRDLDECPQRRGVCLTVKTTTPKKPNSALRKIARVKLSNGKEVTAYIGGEGHNLQEHSIVLVRGGRVRDLPGVRYHIVRGALDCLGVSDRKKGRSKYGAKRGKK; from the coding sequence ATGCCGACGATCAACCAGTTGATCCGCAAGCCCCGCCGCACGCCGAAGGCCAAGTCCAAGGTCCGCGACTTGGACGAGTGCCCGCAGCGTCGCGGCGTGTGCCTGACGGTCAAGACCACCACGCCCAAGAAGCCGAACTCCGCGCTGCGGAAGATCGCCCGCGTGAAACTGAGCAACGGCAAGGAAGTCACGGCGTACATCGGCGGCGAGGGGCACAACCTCCAGGAGCACTCGATCGTGCTGGTCCGCGGCGGGCGCGTGCGCGATCTCCCCGGCGTGCGCTACCACATCGTCCGCGGCGCGCTGGACTGCCTGGGCGTGTCGGACCGCAAGAAGGGCCGCTCGAAGTACGGAGCCAAGCGCGGCAAGAAGTAG
- a CDS encoding cob(I)yrinic acid a,c-diamide adenosyltransferase: protein MVRISKVYTKTGDDGTTGLIGGMRVSKADPRVEAYGTVDEANACVGLAVVAAEGAGAGDIVDLLRSVQHDLFDAGADLATPVVTGEGRSLRITPAQTERLERAIDAHNAGLPALTSFVLPGGSALGAALHLARTVVRRAERCAVALRSHDPAATSEEMVRYLNRLSDLLFVLGRVANARAAGDVLWKPGANRGECGGAG from the coding sequence ATGGTCAGGATCAGTAAGGTATACACGAAGACGGGCGACGACGGGACGACGGGCCTGATCGGGGGCATGCGCGTCTCGAAAGCGGACCCGAGGGTCGAGGCCTACGGCACGGTGGACGAGGCGAACGCCTGCGTCGGTCTGGCGGTGGTCGCAGCGGAGGGTGCAGGAGCGGGCGACATCGTTGACCTGCTGCGCTCGGTGCAGCATGACCTCTTTGATGCCGGAGCGGACCTCGCGACACCTGTTGTGACTGGCGAGGGGCGGTCGCTGCGCATCACGCCCGCGCAAACCGAGCGGCTCGAACGGGCGATCGACGCCCACAATGCGGGGCTGCCAGCGCTGACGAGTTTCGTGCTGCCGGGCGGCTCCGCGCTGGGGGCCGCGCTGCACCTGGCCCGCACGGTTGTGCGTCGGGCGGAACGGTGCGCGGTGGCGCTGCGATCGCACGATCCGGCGGCGACGAGCGAAGAGATGGTGCGGTATCTCAACCGTCTGAGCGATCTGCTCTTCGTGCTTGGTCGCGTCGCCAACGCCCGCGCGGCCGGCGACGTGCTGTGGAAGCCTGGCGCGAACCGTGGCGAGTGTGGGGGGGCGGGCTGA
- a CDS encoding nucleotide pyrophosphohydrolase produces the protein MPDPADPADPATLTVAGFQALIRDRYLATDSARGTPATFMWFIEEVGELATALQQNAPGRSPTPEQRANLDEEFADVLAWLMTLANVNGVDMAKALSKYTDPGRVGGVKG, from the coding sequence ATGCCCGACCCCGCCGACCCCGCCGACCCTGCCACCCTCACCGTCGCCGGCTTTCAGGCCCTGATCCGCGACCGCTACCTCGCCACCGACTCCGCACGCGGCACGCCCGCGACCTTCATGTGGTTCATCGAAGAGGTCGGCGAACTGGCGACCGCCCTCCAGCAGAACGCCCCGGGACGCAGCCCCACGCCCGAGCAGCGGGCCAACCTCGACGAGGAGTTCGCCGACGTGCTGGCGTGGCTGATGACGCTCGCCAATGTCAACGGCGTGGACATGGCCAAGGCCCTGTCGAAATACACCGATCCGGGACGGGTTGGGGGCGTCAAGGGGTGA
- a CDS encoding prepilin-type N-terminal cleavage/methylation domain-containing protein — translation MAAFTPARSIGGVPRPMACCGAVAPGRRRSRPGAARRIQEPPAALAERRSSRVTRVSEGGLNMKANRARARAFTLVEILIVVVILGILAAIVVPQFTNAANDARGGNIQTQLQTLQNQIELYAARNNGNYPDLSADWDDLLDGNYLKSAPANPAWPTAGTRTSVASGDEGTGSAVAAWFFNTTNGTIYASYFDEENGEITGNATD, via the coding sequence ATGGCTGCATTCACACCAGCAAGGTCAATCGGGGGTGTTCCGCGGCCGATGGCCTGTTGCGGCGCGGTTGCGCCCGGGCGGCGGAGGAGCCGTCCGGGGGCCGCTCGCCGGATTCAGGAACCCCCCGCCGCGTTGGCGGAACGCAGGAGCTCGCGAGTGACTCGAGTGAGTGAAGGAGGCCTCAACATGAAGGCGAATCGTGCCCGGGCGCGGGCGTTCACGCTGGTTGAAATTCTGATCGTCGTGGTGATCCTCGGCATCCTCGCGGCGATCGTCGTGCCGCAGTTCACGAACGCGGCGAACGACGCCCGCGGCGGCAACATCCAGACGCAGCTCCAGACGCTGCAGAACCAGATCGAGCTGTACGCCGCCCGCAACAACGGGAACTACCCGGACCTCTCGGCCGACTGGGACGATCTCCTGGACGGCAACTACCTCAAGTCGGCTCCGGCGAACCCCGCGTGGCCGACCGCGGGGACGCGCACCAGCGTCGCCTCGGGCGACGAGGGCACCGGCTCGGCGGTCGCCGCCTGGTTCTTCAATACCACCAACGGGACGATCTACGCCTCGTACTTCGACGAGGAGAACGGTGAGATCACCGGCAACGCGACGGACTGA